Within Desulfobacterales bacterium, the genomic segment GCTTTCACGGGGAAAAATAACGACCCTTAAAGGAAAGAGGAGCCGCCGTGTTGACATGAGTCTACAGCTTACTGAGGCCCTCATGAAACATCTTACAAGATCCAAAGCAAAGGGTATGAAGTTGGGCCTTGGGGATAATCCAAAATATGTGTTTACAGATACAAAAGGCGGCTTTATCGCATTAAACAACTGGCGGAAGCGGGTGTTTTGGAAAGCACTGAAAATGGCTAAACTCAGAAAAATAAGAATTCACGATCTTCGTCATACATATGCCACTATAAGGATTTCAAAGAATGACAACATTGCAGACGTATCAAACCAGCTTGGGCACTTTTCAGAAACCTTTACAATGAAGATATATTATCATTGGATGCCAGGCAAGAAAAAGTCAGAGGTTGACGAACTGGATGATTCATATTTTAAGGACCCAAAAAAGACTTCGGATAAGAATAAACTGGCAATATAGGGCCATTTTTTTTGCACCTGCTTGCACCCTATACGCACCCTGGATGCCAAAAAATAAAAAAAGAGGCCGCAAATAAATAGCAACCTCTTGATATTTTTGGTGATCCCAGGGGGATTCGAACCCCCGTTACCGGCGTGAGAGGCCGGCGTCCTAACCACTAGACGATGGGACCCTTAGTTTAGCTTAAAATATTAAAATAAGTATTATTTTGTCAAACGTTATTTACGGACGCCGGCCCATCAAACGCCGGACGCCTGTTTTTTGCCCTTGCGAAATCCGAATATCAAATAAATAATGAATCCGATAAACGGTACCGAAGCGATGATCCACCACTGTGCCTTTTTGCCGGTGGTGCCAAAATCTTTTTGGGCAACATCGACGATGGCCCATACGGTGGCAATAAAAAAGGGGATACAGAGAGCCAAAAATATGCCGAGCAGTTTCAGACTCATGCTATTTTCTCATGCAACATCAATTTATTAAGCTTTTAATTTGCCGGAAATTTTTAATATGGTATTTACGTAGTATTTGCTGTGGTTGTAATGATAGATAATTTTTTCGGCTTTTTTGCGGCTTTGCTTGGGACGCCAGCCGTGGCTTTTGAGAAAGTTGGCGATGCTGGCCATCGAGTCAGCGTGGTTGAGCATATCGACCATACCGTCCTCGTTACCGTCTTTACCGTAAGCTAAAATGCTGGTGGGCATAAACTGGGCAATGCCCACTGCACCGGCAAACGAGCCCGGAATGGAGACCGGATCAAATCCCTCCCGACTGGTATATTCTAAAAAGGCTTTGAGCTCTTTATAAGCCCAATTGGATCTTGAGGAGGCTTTTTGTTCATACTTTTTTCGTGATATTTTTTTTGACTCCGGGATCAAATCCCACAACTTGTTTCGCACTATCGGGTCCTTCAACGCCGCCATGGTGGAAAGTGTATTTAAGGCTGAGCGGGTGCCCACCGAAGCGCCCAGCCCAGTCTCAACCAGCAAAATCGCGGTAATCACCTTTTTATCCACTCCGTATTCTTTTTCGATACGCGTCAGATCAGCATTATTTTCCTGAAGGTATTGATTGGCTTTGCGAATGGACCACTTATTGGTAAATTGGCCATAATTGACCTGCG encodes:
- a CDS encoding site-specific integrase, with product MDKHVLPVFGTIKANDVTEGKIKDFLFTKVNAGYAASTVTHMKNVISGVLGIAIDDKAISENAALNLGRQFMKKITDAVEARKVAEGNEKKGDPDPLTREELRVLLNAVNEHFPEHYPLFLLLARTGVRIGEALGLQWGDIDFNSRFINLQRSLSRGKITTLKGKRSRRVDMSLQLTEALMKHLTRSKAKGMKLGLGDNPKYVFTDTKGGFIALNNWRKRVFWKALKMAKLRKIRIHDLRHTYATIRISKNDNIADVSNQLGHFSETFTMKIYYHWMPGKKKSEVDELDDSYFKDPKKTSDKNKLAI
- a CDS encoding PLDc N-terminal domain-containing protein, which gives rise to MSLKLLGIFLALCIPFFIATVWAIVDVAQKDFGTTGKKAQWWIIASVPFIGFIIYLIFGFRKGKKQASGV
- a CDS encoding lytic murein transglycosylase, translated to MRNPKWIVLTAGLLVAGAIFLTTSGAAVETQTQPFMSVQKRLIADGFEPLKIKQLYSRTQVSFEADGVILLFTYKEAQVNYGQFTNKWSIRKANQYLQENNADLTRIEKEYGVDKKVITAILLVETGLGASVGTRSALNTLSTMAALKDPIVRNKLWDLIPESKKISRKKYEQKASSRSNWAYKELKAFLEYTSREGFDPVSIPGSFAGAVGIAQFMPTSILAYGKDGNEDGMVDMLNHADSMASIANFLKSHGWRPKQSRKKAEKIIYHYNHSKYYVNTILKISGKLKA